The region GTATGGACATCCAATTCGGGAACCACCGCAACGATCACCATAAACGGAACCTCCAAAACCGTGTATGGCCTGGTAATCCCGACTCAGGGGCTCCCGGGGGAGCTCAAGGTCGTCGTGGAGTGGAACCCGGATAAACCCGAGAGCTGGCTCTTTAACGGAACCGCCGGCGAGATAATGATAAACATCAACCCCGGTGGGTGAGATGAAGAGGGGACAGATCAGCCTAGATTTCCTGTTTGCGGTTACCTTGATAGCCCTCACAATGGTTAACCTAGTCTACGTTGCGAACAGCGAGAGAAGCCACGCAGAGACGTTTGACACCGCCACAAAACTTAAGATCTTCTCAGTGGACGTAAGGGATTCCCTGACTAAGGTTTACGCAGCAGGCAACGGATTCACGCTGAGGAAAGGAGCCCCATTCACACTTCAGGGCGGTGATTACATCAACATCACCCTCTCCCCCGCGGACAACCTGATAAACGTGACCGCCATGATTGGCGGAGAGACGTACAGGGTAGTCCAGAAGAGCCCGGTTCCCATACTGGGGGAATCCTCGGTGAAGCTGACCCCTGAGAACCCGGAATTCTACATAACCGCGCAGTACAATGAAACGGAGGGGAGGCTGTACGTCAAGGTATCATCGTAGGGCCCAGACCTCCATTGAGGCGCTATTCATAACGGCGATACTGCTAACGGGGATACTCATCGCAATCCCTCCCTACTTAAACGAGAACCGCATGACTTCAGCGGTTGTCTACGTCAGAAACTCCGCGTCAAACGCGTGCGCATATCTCAACACCGGCGTTGTGGTGAACGGTTCCGAGTACACACCGGTTAACAGGATAATAGAAGCGGACAACTACACGTACGGTGGATTTCAGGTCTCAGGCATCTCCTCCATAGAAAGCGCTGACAGGATAACTGTAAACGTGAGGATAGTCTACACGGGTTCAGAGTTACCAGGGAGAAGCATTCAGGGTAACATAACCGCCTTCATAAAGAACGACCTCGTATCCAGTACCAACGTCAATGTAGATAACGGGAAGCTCTACCTAAACGGGAAGGAGCTGGAGATAAACGTTAGTGTGGTGAGAAGATGAGGAGGGGACAACTTTTCTCGCTGGACGCCCTGCTGTCACTCGTCATGGTCATCGTTATACTCGGGGCTATAACAAACGCATCCGACACCGTAAAAGGCGAGATAACCTCAATGGTTGGATGGTATGAGCGGGCCAACATAGCGGACAACATGCTCGACATTCTGACGAAGAACCCAGGGGAGCCCGCGAACTGGACCGCGATCCCCTCCACGGTTAAGGTTCTGGGTTTAAGAAGCAACGATTACCCGTACGCACTGAGCCTTAAAAAGATAGAGGCCCTGAAAAACGCCCCGGACGTAACCCCAATAATAAAAAGCTTAATGAAAACCGCGGAGAATAAGGACTTCAAGCTGGATGTCTACGTAACAAGAACCCAATTCACAATATCAGGAAGTTTCCCCAAAGAGATATACATCGACCTCAGCAGCGGGGAGAACAAGAACATCCAGATAGGGGAAGGTGCCACTGGCAACAACCCCTTTGCGGCCGAGAACGTAACGTTGAACGGGGCGACCCTCCCAAAGAGCAACAAACCATACGACCTTTCAGCGGGGGACCTGCTCGCGTTCTACACGCTCGTGGATATAACGGTCCACGACACGGCGAGCAACGAGGAGTACCCCATAGGCGCGGGCTCTTACGTGGAGGTATACGTGATATCCGCAGGCTCGAATTTCCAGGTAACCTGGAACGATGTGGGCCTTCACATCACAGGGCAGGGGCAGGTGAGGATCATCATAAAGGGGTACAGCGACAGCAGGATACACGTGGAGGCCAGCGTTGTATATCCTGAAAACTCCTCGACACCGTATTACAGCCTTACTGTAATAAACGGCAGTGAAGTGACCGATACAAGCATTATAAAGGCCTCGCAGGACAGATCCCCATGGATAGAGCACATAGAAAGGAGAATGCCGCTGGAGGTCTTGAAGTACAGCAACAACCTCACCGTTCCGAAATCAAGCACCCCCGTTGAGTGGATATCCGGTCAGCTAAAGCTCAACGTCCCCAGCTACGCGTATCTAACGATCAACGTCCCGGTCAGGGCTTCCGGCAACCTGACCCTGGCCATAAGGGATGGAAACCTGTTAAAGGGCGTGCTTGTGGAGAAGACTTCCGCAGACTCAAACCTTCAGGCGGTGGTTGCCACGTCAGACAACGTCCAGCCCCCCAGGTTTTACTCCGGCAACATCACCACGATCAAGATACCGTGGAGCGCCATATTCAGCGAGTTCAACCCGGACATGGGGACAAAGACCGTGAGTGTATTGGTGCAGGGGAACACGTTTAACGGAGGAGCGGTAATGGTAGATGAAGGGCATATAATCGCCCTGATGGGACCTGGGTTCGAGAGGGCGGTATTAAAACTATGGGTGTGGGATGACTCATGAGGAGAAGAGGCTTTGTATTCACCCTCGATGCCATGCTGGCCCTTGTACTGGTCATGATATTCCTCACAAGTGTGATCGCCGTTGAGGGGAACAGCGGCCGTGTTTACTCCACCTACGCCCGCACCCAGGATAAGTACACCGCTGAGAATGTCCTAAGCGTACTCAGAACCACACCACTAGACAACCTCGTTCCAGCGGATGTCATTTCAGGATGGATAAAGAACGGAACCCTGAACACTACCTTGGTGACCCCCGCAATGTCACCCCTTGATATAGCGGCAACCTACTGGGCAACGGGCCCGATATACAACGCGTCAAGGCTCAGGCACGACGCCGAGGTTATACTGGGGTACATACTCAACACGACCCTCAGAGGGTACGACTACGAGCTCCTTATAAACAACTACACCAGTCCGTACCTGAGACGGCTGGGCTCCAACTATTCCAAAGCACCTGAGGTATCCCCCGCAACCCTTGTGATGAGCGGCTACGCTTACAACCAAACGCCGAGGGGGTATATGGCAAGGGCGTACCTGACAAAGCTGGGAAGCAAGGAGAACATTTACGTTGTAAGGGGCGGTTACATATACGCCAAAACTGATTATTCAAGCCAAGCGGTGGTTATAAAATATGTAGTCCCGGCCGATGCCATTCCTCCAGACGCCTCAGTGGAGCACATAACCTGGTTCCTGGAACCCGCATGGGTTGGCTCGGAGTATGATATATACCTGAACGGACAGGAGATATGGAGCGGAAACGTAAACAACAACCTCAAAGTCAGCGATTACCAAAGCGTAGAGAACAAGTTAATGGCAAACTTCCACCCAGGGGAGAGAAACGTGTTTGAGGTGAGGGTTTACAAAAGGGGGTACGACGGTGGCGAGGATGGCGCCCAGTATATAAAGATAAAGTACCGCACGTCCGTCCCCTCAACCCTAAAATTCCCGAAGGAATTCCACTTTGAAGATGTAAGCGCGAACTACGGAATCGAACTCTGGAAATATCTGTTTGTCCCGGGTAAATTAAACTCGCTGAACATCCAGATAGCGGTTGGAAACGTCAGTGAGAACACCCCCGTGGCCCTCTCGTTCATGTTTGATAAGAAGATCCAGATACCTCCCACCAGCTGCACCTACGACAGCACAGATTACATAAAAACCTGTCACTGGAGCAATTCAACCATATCCTCTACACTGCACAACGCGGGCTACAACTACACCCAGATCTCAAGCCGATACACAACAATAGTCGTGGATGCTGGAGGGAAAAACACGTACTACAACCCCCGCATACATGTAATCGGGAAAGATTCATATGTTAAAGCCGATTACGATGTTGGGCTCGTTCTGACACCGTACACCATAGACATAACCGAACCGATAAATCTTCCATACAGCGACTGGACCAGGGACGTAACCATCAACTTTAACGTTCCTCCAGGAGTTATCCCTCTGTGGGTAAGATTCCAGTTCCCATGGCTCTACTACACCAATTATGGGGAGCCTTCACAGGTGATAACAGTCGATAACAGCAAGATTCAAGCCACGGATATATATAGACATCCTCCCAACCCGTTCATATACGCTCTAGCTAGGGTGGGTTACACGGCTAACACCTTTGATTACCAGTACAAAAGCCTTCCAAACGCGATAGCAAATGGAGAGAACACCCTGCGCATCTCCCTGGGCAACGGTTACCAGCTGCAACCCAAAAACGGGGACGGTGCACTTACCTACATTATCCAGGCCTACGCCGGATACGGCAACGTCTTTCCGAAGTACATCCGCGATGGCTGTAAGGGGTACAACATCACCTACTACTGGCAGGGTGACTCGAATCCCCACCATATACTCGCCGGGGACGAACCGTACTGCGATGTGACTGCCCAAGACCTGCTGGACGGCAGAAGCACCTACGCGGTGGATGATGCTATAATACGCCTGTTCCACAACCTCGGAGGGACCGGGACCCAGACCCAGCCATTGCTTGTGGAGCTCCCATCAACGGTCACCATTGACTTCGCTTCGATGGGCAACATCCCAGGCCTCTTCCAGCCGATACAGATAACCCTCAGGGTATGGAGGGACCAGAGATGAGGAGAAGGGGTTTCTTGATGAACTCCACTGTAATACTCCTGCTCATACCGCTACTCCTGCTCCTAGCCACCTACGAGGACGCTTCATCCCAGATAATAAACTCCCAGAGCGAGAGAACGCAGGTTGAGAGGACGTTTGACGTGGTATCATACGTAGCGCTGGATTTTCAAAAGGCAATGGAGCTCTCGGGGAAACGGGCCATCGTGGCGGTCGTCGATTACGTGGCCACGACCGGGAACTTCATTGACCCGAACTACATGGCCAACAACACGATAAGGGACTTAGTCCTGAGGGGAACCACATACAGTCCCGTGGGCAACAGCCCCGACGTTCAGAGAATAATGAGGAACCAGGATTTAAAGAGCTGGATATCAAACTTGGCAACCCTGCTCAGGAAACAGGGATACACCATCGAACCAAGCCCCTCCCAAATAGCGAGCAGCATCGAACTAAAGGTGTCCCCGCTGGATGCGTTTCACGTTGTGATCAGGGGAAGGATACCCAACGTCACAATACGTGACCTCTCCGGAAAGGTTGTCTATACGGGACCAATTCCACGCAGGGGGTACATCTACTCAATAATAAGCATCCAAGACCTCGAAGACCCTATGTACTCAGCCATGACCGGGGGCAGGTACCACCGCTCGGTGAGGGCGTGTAACTACGCATTCCCTGCTTTCACACCCCCGTTCACCGCGGCCAACGGTTCGGGCTCAGGGAATTCCACGGTGGTACCGGGTCTCTTCGGGAGCGACCTTCAGTACAACGCAACGACCATCTGGGGCCCAACGGAAGGGTATATAACCAACCTGACGATCGACGGTTCACCGGTTACCACGGATAAAGTGGTGCTGAAGAACGGGGATATGGGTGTGATAGCTTTCAACGCCACCTCAACCGGCGTTTCATGGTGCGATGCATCGATGGAGCACAAAGTCGACGTGAGCCTGCCCCCCAGCGCCCCTCTGAACTCCCTTGTACTTCTCGTCTTTGACACGGCGAGCGTCTCATCATCCTTCGGAAGCGCCGCCCACGATGGAAACAGAGCGTCCATCGCAATCTACCCGAAGGGCTCCTGCGTGCCCGCCCCTTACTGGATAGAGTACTGGGGAAGCAACAAGATACTGATATGGCTGAACACCACCTCAACAAGAGACTACACAATATATTACTCCATAGACCCCTCCCTTGAGAGCTCCGGCAACATCGGGATATTTCCCTATCACGCACAGGACATCAGCCTGACTGCCGGCTCCAAGAAATCATCCCCGCTATGGACCAACGTGAACTGGAGCTCATTCTTCGTGAGGTACAGCATGACTGCCAGTAGTGGCGCTTCGGACTTC is a window of Thermococcus sp. DNA encoding:
- a CDS encoding hydrolase, translating into MRRRGFVFTLDAMLALVLVMIFLTSVIAVEGNSGRVYSTYARTQDKYTAENVLSVLRTTPLDNLVPADVISGWIKNGTLNTTLVTPAMSPLDIAATYWATGPIYNASRLRHDAEVILGYILNTTLRGYDYELLINNYTSPYLRRLGSNYSKAPEVSPATLVMSGYAYNQTPRGYMARAYLTKLGSKENIYVVRGGYIYAKTDYSSQAVVIKYVVPADAIPPDASVEHITWFLEPAWVGSEYDIYLNGQEIWSGNVNNNLKVSDYQSVENKLMANFHPGERNVFEVRVYKRGYDGGEDGAQYIKIKYRTSVPSTLKFPKEFHFEDVSANYGIELWKYLFVPGKLNSLNIQIAVGNVSENTPVALSFMFDKKIQIPPTSCTYDSTDYIKTCHWSNSTISSTLHNAGYNYTQISSRYTTIVVDAGGKNTYYNPRIHVIGKDSYVKADYDVGLVLTPYTIDITEPINLPYSDWTRDVTINFNVPPGVIPLWVRFQFPWLYYTNYGEPSQVITVDNSKIQATDIYRHPPNPFIYALARVGYTANTFDYQYKSLPNAIANGENTLRISLGNGYQLQPKNGDGALTYIIQAYAGYGNVFPKYIRDGCKGYNITYYWQGDSNPHHILAGDEPYCDVTAQDLLDGRSTYAVDDAIIRLFHNLGGTGTQTQPLLVELPSTVTIDFASMGNIPGLFQPIQITLRVWRDQR